The following coding sequences lie in one Arachis hypogaea cultivar Tifrunner chromosome 4, arahy.Tifrunner.gnm2.J5K5, whole genome shotgun sequence genomic window:
- the LOC112794785 gene encoding uncharacterized protein isoform X2, giving the protein MVGRDGDRGHGRGRGRGRKGRPRLSTGHPLDLHADPYSLVGSSSDMTALTNGKPPSIATTTPSRQEPQIHMMPTPGVPRSCTQQANEPSNTASHGVQSDPAIVAPSRAGSCGERQTTSNSTQDAQGQGTSTITGHSSTSAPKLRYDGAKCWHPLKPGLKRISQVFRENYNKPWLSFDEADDDTRKIWWTEWRVFSG; this is encoded by the exons ATGGTTGGTAGAGACGGAGATCGCGGTCATGGCCGTGGCCGTGGCCGAGGTCGAAAGGGGAGGCCTAGGCTTTCTACTGGTCATCCCCTTGACTTGCATGCGGATCCATACTCTCTCGTTGGGTCATCATCCGACATGACTGCTCTGACCAATGGGAAACCGCCATCTATTGCTACTACTACCCCCTCCCGTCAGGAGCCTCAGATACACATGATGCCTACTCCGGGTGTGCCAAGATCATGCACTCAACAAGCCAATGAACCTTCCAACACTGCCTCACATGGTGTGCAGAGTGATCCAGCTATTGTAGCTCCCAGTCGAGCAGGATCTTGTGGGGAAAGACAAACCACATCTAATAGTACTCAAGATGCTCAGGGTCAAGGAACATCCACTATCACTGGTCACTCTAGCACAAGTGCTCCGAAGCTTAGATATGATGGTGCCAAATG TTGGCACCCACTTAAGCCTGGATTGAAGCGTATTTCTCAGGTTTTTAGGGAAAACTACAACAAGCCTTGGCTGAGTTTTGATGAGGCAGATGATGATACTCGAAAAATATGGTGGACTGAGTGGAGG gtattttctggctga
- the LOC112794785 gene encoding uncharacterized protein isoform X1, whose translation MVGRDGDRGHGRGRGRGRKGRPRLSTGHPLDLHADPYSLVGSSSDMTALTNGKPPSIATTTPSRQEPQIHMMPTPGVPRSCTQQANEPSNTASHGVQSDPAIVAPSRAGSCGERQTTSNSTQDAQGQGTSTITGHSSTSAPKLRYDGAKCWHPLKPGLKRISQVFRENYNKPWLSFDEADDDTRKIWWTEWRNHSLGKPSHMDEFF comes from the exons ATGGTTGGTAGAGACGGAGATCGCGGTCATGGCCGTGGCCGTGGCCGAGGTCGAAAGGGGAGGCCTAGGCTTTCTACTGGTCATCCCCTTGACTTGCATGCGGATCCATACTCTCTCGTTGGGTCATCATCCGACATGACTGCTCTGACCAATGGGAAACCGCCATCTATTGCTACTACTACCCCCTCCCGTCAGGAGCCTCAGATACACATGATGCCTACTCCGGGTGTGCCAAGATCATGCACTCAACAAGCCAATGAACCTTCCAACACTGCCTCACATGGTGTGCAGAGTGATCCAGCTATTGTAGCTCCCAGTCGAGCAGGATCTTGTGGGGAAAGACAAACCACATCTAATAGTACTCAAGATGCTCAGGGTCAAGGAACATCCACTATCACTGGTCACTCTAGCACAAGTGCTCCGAAGCTTAGATATGATGGTGCCAAATG TTGGCACCCACTTAAGCCTGGATTGAAGCGTATTTCTCAGGTTTTTAGGGAAAACTACAACAAGCCTTGGCTGAGTTTTGATGAGGCAGATGATGATACTCGAAAAATATGGTGGACTGAGTGGAGG AATCATTCGCTTGGAAAACCATCACATATGGATGAGTTTTTTTAG